ttctttatattCCTCACATTTAAAAGGTGGAGGCAGAGCGCCTTCATCCCAACCCCAGCACCCTATTTCCACACCCTGTACAGTGACTGCCAGGGAGACTTCAAGGTAAGCTTGTCACATAAAATACTGACAATTATCTCGTAGTACTGTCAACTAAATGTGAATGTGATGATTATAGAGCTGGGTGGTTCCGCAAGAGAACACGGCAGACATGCTGAAGGCAGAGGAAACGCTCCAAATTGACACGCTGACCAAGTGTGCCGTCgtcgaggaggaggaagagggtcAGCCCCACTTCATGGCGGGCAGATCATACAGCAACATAACCGACCCAGGCTGTGACGATTCCCTCCTGGGCATCCCGTACGCCGTGTGCACCATGGCTCCGCTGTCATCTCCAGGGAGCTCACTCCAGAGTCTGACCCTCAGCTCGCAGCCAGGGAGCCCTGATGAAGGAGACTCCGGGTGCTGGCTGGAGAGGGACCCTCCCTGGTACTGCAACGAGTACTGCACCCTGAGCGGCTTCCAGCAGTGTCCAGTCCCAGCAGAGCACCAGTCAACAAAACCCTGCCCAACAGGGATCATCAGAGTGGAGGCCTTCACTGAAGCATAATGTGTAGTAAATGCACAGTAAAATAGTGTGAAGTTGAACTTTAATGTTGGAATTAAAAGTTCAACGACACACATTTACACCGTGAAATGTATTGCGTCAAAATACTCCAACTGCTTCgagcttaaaataaataaaatttatttGCCTTTTGTGTATGATTGCCATAAAATGAcatgataaaataaaagtaaatacttCGTTTTCACAGTACAGAAATATTTGGCCATTTATATAACGTTATTTAGTGTATATCTGTAAAATTTTTCCACAGCATTAGGCATGATGtagatattaaatattattgcATGCTTGCATCAAATAAGTAAATTGTGTTAAGGAACTTAAAATAAATGGATTTTGACTTTGTTATAATAGTTTTGCCGTGTCTCTGAAACCTTAAGAGGTTAACTTGCTGTATATTTGAATCatctaataaaacaaaatgctaAAGTTTTGTAGAAAGTTTTATTTACGCCAACACATACATGAACAAAGCACCATATAACCTTAAAGTCTGATACAGAAGTAAGCCTACCTGCCTCAGtcatcatggccatttttatttatttcatagcaAACACTCTGAATAACAAAAAGACAGCCAAGGCAGCAGATTCTATCATATATTACAGCATGCTGAATAGAAAACCTGGGAAAGAGAATTAGACAGAGCCATCTAGAGACACTAGTGAGATACAACAGTATAAAAGTGCCATTCATTATACAGCAGTTGAAATACTGACAATGAAATAAGCTAATTTTACATTAAATTTATGGAAAATAAAAGGGGGGAAACATAAAAAGGAATAGACCCTGTGAAAGagcaatataaaacaaaaagacatttcCTTCCTTGAACATTGATGACAGCCAGCTTGCATGGAGTTGATGAAACTGGTACCGAGCTGTGTCCCTTGCACCACATAAGAcaattaatgtttaaaaagaaatgacCAGGGTGCTGAAGCACCCATCCCCTCCCAGCATTATGCGCCAACTGGCAattaagaacaaaaaaaatgataGGTCGGATGGCACAGAATGTGTGGAGTTTAAATAGAAGTCTTTAAGCAAGTCCtgatgtgagaggagcacatTCATTGAGAGACTGAGCGGGGAGGTGATTCTTGTTAAACCCATTCCTTCTGCCACAGCGGAGCAAGTCTTCGCCCTTACGAGGGGGAGAATTTTTTGGCTTGTGCTCGAACTCTTTTTTCATATTCTACTCTGTTTTGGCTGCAAAGGGGTTAAAAAAATAGCAGTTACCATGGTGCTCTGATTGTCAAATCAGAAACAGGCATTTCCAAaccattataaaaaaaaaataaaaaaataataatttgaccAATAAGACAAAAGTAGAGAATTCAGGAATCCTCTCAGATCTCTTCTGTTAGATTTGTCAGGTTGTAAAGCTGGAAACTCGTTACAGGTTTTAAACAGAATCCCCTGAAAGATCATTTTAATCTTAAAGTTAAAAACCATCATCTTCAGGATTCAGCAGTTCCGTagtttttttgattttttttttttttttacgtgaaGCAAACAAAGCAATCAACCACTTCATTGTTAAAATTTGGATTAAAGCTATgcaacattttttattcattcagatAAAACACATCCAAACCTCTAGtaggcacacacatgcacacatatatttttatacttccggACTGCCTCTTCAGGTTAGGGCTGAACAATATTAGGAAAAAAattatgcaattttttttctttctgcaaTGTAtaatgcaatatgaaaaaaatacttttttgctgtgtcatcaccattactatctatacaaccaatgtgtttatgattaaattgttcaCAAGAGCACAAATTGTTTATCCAGCCTcttaattttttaaacaaaatttagtgtcacacccacaaagcatggttAAGACACAGAGTCCATGTTTcaactccgtgaagaggaccagctccttatgtagatatgaagggctcattataagccaacgaaaacacgattctaaGTCTCAGATGATTATAGACATAaatagttgtgaatattatattccatttcagccATTAGAGTATCCTAAATCCTATACACTGAACAATTATGGTCCACAGCCCCGGGAAGCGAGCTCTGGGCGAGGGGTGCTTTAAAGCTCACGGTCGGAGCTGTGAACCACCTTCACCCCAgtcctttccaagccgacctactATGGCCGGCCGTGGTGCAAATGGAGGAAGTGTGCCTGACGAGGGCCAGCCAGCACCAGGGAGaggatcctcccacaccgagcggCCAGAGCGGCCAATTCTGACCGGCCGTGTTGAATCTCCCAAGCAGACTATCAACTTTAACAGATGTTGTGGCTTTTTGTGTTACGTCAGCCAAGATGCTCATTGGCAATAGGAGAGTGCTTTAATGAGTGATGAGTGTTGGGGTGTGAGGTGGGAGAGTGGCTCCCAAGAGTATAATTTCGACCTCAAGGTCTTGCAGTGTTGCTTTTGGAACAGAAACTTTAGAAAGTCTCTCTCCTTTGGCTTGCACTACAACAACCATTTAATTTGTCATGAGCTCAATTTATTTTGGAGGCACAGAGTTGACAATACTGATGTATTAGTTAAGAGAACAATAAAGAAGTCCTCCATTCCTATTGTAGCACTACAAATTCCACTGTGCTGTTGCAGTGCAAGTAAAACTCAACAGGTTGAACTTAGAATCAGATTTTGGTATTGTATATAGGAGATCAATTATTGACTTCTTATTTCTTTAACCtttttcagacacacacacacacacacacacacgttactTTATAAATCATCTAGTATTTTCACATTTCAGTGTAACAGTTAAAAAGATTAAATCTAATGTCACTCACCAGTAGATTGTGTAAGCCTCTGCTTGGGCTGGATCCTGGATATTTGGTTCATTTAGGAGTTCCTGGATACCTAATAAGATCTGTAGGATAGATGAgacaaaattgtttttaaaatgagcaATTCATCCGTTTTGCTGCTTATAATAATATTTGTTAGTAAACTAAAGTTCACGGTCAGTTGCATGAACTCTGCATGCAATGTTTAATATGGTTTAGGCTAGATCTCCCTGAATGATTCAAAAACTTGTGTCCCTGATTTCCCAGCTGAGTCAATAAAAATAGACTAATTAGCttatcaaattaaaaataatgtttcattatcTCGGCAAAGGAGGTTATGTTTGGTTTATTTGTCAGCAGGACTACGGGAAAAACCACTGGCCTGATTTTAATGAAACTTGGAAGGGTGAAACATGGGAAGAACCCGTTACAATTCGGAGCAGATCCGAATCACGGGGCCGATACACGTATTATTTTCCACTCATGGTaacggccttggcggaggtctgtgctcaCCCAGTGCCCTTGTAGTTTTATATCTTTCAAGTTGAATCAGAAACCTTAAACTTAATTAACCAGATCCAATCTTTTTCAAGTTTAAAGATAACTGAAAATATCCACATAGCCACTGATTTTGGCCTTGCAAATTGATTTTTAGATAAAATTAAAGATATATATTCAGATACAGAGAAGCCCTATAATGTAAATGAGCTATGAATGTCAATCCAAACCTGCTTTATTGTGATGGCTGGTCTCCAGTCCTTGTCCTCCTCTAGAATAGATAGGCATACTGTGCCTGATGGATACACATTTGGGTGAAAGAGCGGAGGCTCAAATTTACctgaaaacacaagaaaaatgtTAAGTGCACTTATGTTTCGGATCCATTACAAATGTCAGACGAGATGAACAAATTCCACAAATGTCACCAGGCTTTTTCCACAGAATACACTGAAAGAGCCGTTCCGCTAAAAGGCAGCATCTTCTGTTGCCTGATGTTATTTTAATGTGACATTCAGACGACACCACCCgttgctggatattagaaacaTCGCACAATGCCTGGACGTTGTTTGTGACCCATATCGCTAATGTAAGGATTTGGGTCACACAGCAGGCCGGTATTGTACTCTAGGCaaagtgtttttatgttttgagTTGTCTGTCACAACCGGTTTAGCACCATGGATTTATCAGCTTTCAAATCATTACTGGCAAACGTTATGTGCAATTCtgtaaaatgaacagtaaaggATGCATGTGTGAAAGCACCCACTGGTTGAGGCCCACCAGTTAACCTCCAAAATCATCTTATTAACAGCAAAGAATGGATACAATTACTATGACATTGCTTTTAGATCATCTTCAGCAGCCTTTGCTGAGTATAGAAGTAATTAACAAGCCTTCATACACAAATGATGGTGTGGGAAAAACATGTGTTTGCTACTGCTGTGAACCGATCACAACCAAGGTGTCAAGCAGGTGCTCGGCTTTAGTGAGAAAGCTTAAACAGGAGTTACTATCTTAACTACAGAGTTACCTTAAGATTACTAGAGTAACCCTTTAGCAGACTCTGATGATATTAGCCCTTAGCTATAAATGATGCTCTTCTTCATTACAAGGATACTTCAACTTGTTGGAAGAGATGTATAATCCAGTTTAGCCAAGTGGCAATTCAATGACCAGATGTCTTATTAGGCCATCGCAGAGAGTGTTAAGAATTGATGCACTGGTAGGGACAATATGGAGGCACGTTGCCCCTCTGTGTTGACCTCATCTTGgccatttaaaacattttcattaacTTATTCCAATTGTCAGTTTGCCGTCAAACAAGCCAGACTGTTACTCCTGCCAGTGTCAGGATAGAAAGTATGCCCTATAACGCAAAATACCCTCGAAGTAAGACTATGGTGTGCACCTGGCTTTACATTCTAGATGAAGTGTTTTTCTGTGCAGTGCTGCTGTCCATCTACAGACTGCATAATGCAGATTCATAACAAGCATCTGCTACAACATAATAACAGAGTGTGAGGTAATCACAATAACAGTTTGTGTTTACGCCGAGCACAGGTCAGACACAGTAACTCACATTTTGGAGGCGAAGAAGGATAGTCATCCTTGAACAACATGCGCAGTTTGAACAGGCCTCCTTCCCACGGAGTCTGAGGAGATA
The genomic region above belongs to Sebastes fasciatus isolate fSebFas1 chromosome 20, fSebFas1.pri, whole genome shotgun sequence and contains:
- the ube2ib gene encoding SUMO-conjugating enzyme UBC9-A; amino-acid sequence: MSGIALSRLAQERKAWRKDHPFGFVAVPTKNPDGTMNLMNWECAIPGKKGTPWEGGLFKLRMLFKDDYPSSPPKCKFEPPLFHPNVYPSGTVCLSILEEDKDWRPAITIKQILLGIQELLNEPNIQDPAQAEAYTIYCQNRVEYEKRVRAQAKKFSPS